A genomic region of Oscillatoria sp. FACHB-1407 contains the following coding sequences:
- a CDS encoding flavin monoamine oxidase family protein codes for MSRTTLINLFRHAFKLNQISNRSNRPISDIEPLLQQTFSRRRVLQTGMAFAGLMGLRPGLGVPIATFNNDSKVLVVGAGISGLTAAYRLRQAGVPVDIVEASGRVGGRLRSFKVDTHSPSSIVELGGEFIDTRHTAVRSLAAELGLELADLKAADVGLEPEILYFQGNRVSRDRIIEEFAPLAQRIVQDLETLGTRDITYQAPSPHAIQLDRLSLTEYLDAADISPVINQLVKVAYVTEYGRDADSQSCLNMLFLIGTELGKWDTYGVSDERWHVVGGNDQIPRTLAQNLNGAIETGVALESIRPAPDGRYRVSLRQGSSSVERTYERILLTVPFSVLRFVDLGVEMPPVKRQAIAELGYGTSSKLATPYRERIWRTRYGSTVSIYTDLDFQNTWESARYSEGTGGWLTDLRGGTEGVRLSGGSPESHAQRLAANLEPLFPGISRVQRGQALRAVWSAEPYAFGSYSCYLPGQWTTLAGSEGERVGNIWFAGEHCSLGSQGYMNGACETAEAAAASILQDMNVKVA; via the coding sequence ATGTCTAGAACAACACTGATTAATTTATTTCGTCACGCTTTCAAACTAAATCAAATTTCAAACCGTTCCAATCGTCCCATTTCAGACATTGAACCACTCTTACAGCAAACCTTCTCTCGGCGGCGAGTGCTACAAACAGGGATGGCGTTTGCCGGGTTGATGGGGTTGCGTCCCGGACTGGGAGTGCCGATCGCCACCTTTAACAATGACTCTAAAGTGTTGGTCGTCGGGGCAGGAATTTCTGGACTCACCGCTGCCTATCGTCTGCGTCAGGCAGGGGTACCTGTTGATATTGTGGAAGCCTCCGGGCGCGTCGGAGGTCGGTTACGCAGCTTCAAAGTTGATACCCACAGCCCCAGCAGCATTGTGGAATTGGGGGGCGAATTCATCGATACTCGCCATACGGCAGTGCGATCGCTTGCGGCTGAATTGGGTTTAGAGTTAGCTGACCTGAAAGCCGCTGATGTCGGGCTAGAGCCAGAGATTTTGTATTTCCAGGGCAACCGGGTCAGTCGCGATCGCATCATTGAGGAGTTTGCCCCTCTAGCTCAGCGCATCGTTCAAGACCTGGAAACGCTGGGAACGCGCGACATTACCTACCAGGCTCCCAGTCCCCACGCGATTCAACTCGATCGCCTCTCCCTAACGGAATACCTGGATGCGGCTGACATCAGCCCTGTGATCAACCAACTCGTAAAGGTGGCTTACGTCACGGAATATGGGCGCGATGCCGACTCCCAATCCTGCCTCAATATGCTGTTTCTGATCGGCACCGAGTTGGGCAAGTGGGATACCTACGGAGTCAGTGATGAGCGGTGGCATGTGGTGGGTGGCAACGACCAGATCCCCCGTACGTTGGCACAGAATTTGAATGGGGCGATCGAAACGGGAGTCGCGTTAGAGTCCATTCGTCCTGCGCCAGATGGGCGATATCGCGTCAGCCTGCGCCAGGGAAGCAGCAGTGTTGAGCGCACCTATGAGCGAATTTTGCTCACCGTTCCCTTTAGTGTGTTGCGCTTTGTGGATCTGGGCGTGGAGATGCCTCCAGTGAAGCGACAGGCGATCGCCGAACTGGGTTACGGCACCAGCAGCAAACTAGCAACTCCTTACCGCGAGCGGATCTGGCGCACTCGCTACGGTTCGACCGTCAGCATCTACACCGACCTCGACTTCCAAAACACCTGGGAAAGTGCCCGTTATTCCGAAGGCACAGGCGGATGGCTCACTGACTTGCGGGGTGGCACAGAGGGAGTCAGACTCAGCGGCGGTAGCCCGGAAAGCCATGCTCAGAGGTTAGCGGCAAATCTGGAGCCTCTATTCCCCGGCATTAGCCGCGTGCAACGGGGTCAAGCCCTCCGTGCGGTGTGGTCTGCTGAACCCTACGCCTTTGGGTCGTATTCCTGCTATTTGCCGGGTCAATGGACAACTCTAGCAGGTTCGGAGGGCGAGCGCGTCGGCAATATCTGGTTTGCCGGAGAACATTGCTCCCTCGGTTCTCAGGGCTACATGAATGGAGCCTGCGAGACGGCTGAAGCCGCTGCTGCTAGCATCTTGCAGGATATGAATGTGAAAGTCGCGTGA
- a CDS encoding TldD/PmbA family protein: MASLLNDARNLLSDLIARYRAQVDYLSIRLEEAEGTDILLRGDRVETLSEGISIGGQVRACYKGGWGFASFNQLATLAERIEEAIAAARLVGDEETLLAPIDPIQDSCRLRLTGSDPRHIPLARKKALCSHYAEILRSVDSRIATTSVRYGDSTQRVILATSEGAMIEQAWADMEMRYAATARSGETVQTGRETTGSRNAYEDLENLDDQVRSAAQRAVDALALPPVKGNTYTVVIDPILTGLFVHEAFGHLSEADMAYENPDLLEVMTLGRRFGPEDLQIFDGAAPEGHRGSYYYDDEGVPATTTQLIRDGVLVGRLHSRETAGKLGETPTGNARCLNYHYPPIVRMTNTWIERGKTPVADLFEGIEEGVYARNWIGGMTNGEMFTFTAGEAWMIRNGAIAEPVRDVTLSGNVFTTLADIEAIGDDFFWDESGGCGKGGQSGLAVGCGGPSLRIRNVVVGGETEEDED, from the coding sequence ATGGCTAGCTTGTTAAATGATGCTCGAAATTTGCTGAGCGACTTAATTGCCCGTTATCGTGCTCAGGTCGATTACCTCTCGATTCGGTTAGAAGAAGCTGAGGGAACCGATATTCTTTTACGGGGCGATCGCGTTGAGACGTTGAGCGAAGGGATCTCCATCGGGGGGCAGGTGAGGGCTTGCTACAAAGGGGGGTGGGGATTTGCCAGTTTTAACCAGCTTGCTACTTTAGCAGAGCGCATTGAGGAGGCGATCGCAGCGGCTCGATTGGTTGGGGACGAAGAAACCCTTTTAGCTCCAATTGACCCGATTCAGGATAGCTGTCGCTTACGATTAACGGGCAGCGACCCGCGCCACATTCCTCTGGCTCGTAAGAAAGCTTTGTGTAGCCACTACGCTGAGATCTTGCGGAGTGTCGATAGTCGCATTGCCACGACCTCTGTCCGCTATGGCGACAGCACTCAGCGGGTGATCCTGGCCACCTCTGAAGGCGCGATGATTGAGCAGGCCTGGGCAGATATGGAAATGCGATACGCGGCTACTGCTCGGAGTGGTGAAACGGTGCAGACCGGGCGGGAGACGACAGGATCTCGCAATGCCTACGAGGATTTAGAAAATCTAGACGATCAGGTTCGCAGTGCGGCTCAACGAGCCGTTGATGCTTTAGCCCTACCCCCGGTTAAAGGCAACACCTACACGGTTGTGATTGATCCGATTCTGACTGGGTTGTTTGTCCATGAAGCCTTTGGGCACCTGTCTGAGGCAGACATGGCATACGAGAATCCCGACCTGCTGGAAGTCATGACCCTGGGACGACGCTTTGGTCCCGAAGACCTGCAAATTTTTGATGGGGCGGCTCCCGAAGGACACCGGGGCAGTTACTACTACGATGATGAAGGCGTACCTGCTACGACCACTCAGTTGATCCGAGATGGTGTGCTGGTAGGTCGGCTACACTCACGAGAAACCGCAGGCAAACTGGGCGAAACCCCAACCGGAAACGCCCGCTGCCTCAACTACCACTATCCCCCTATCGTGCGGATGACCAACACCTGGATTGAGCGGGGCAAAACTCCGGTTGCTGACCTGTTTGAAGGCATTGAAGAAGGAGTGTATGCCCGCAACTGGATAGGAGGGATGACCAATGGGGAGATGTTTACCTTTACGGCTGGAGAAGCCTGGATGATTCGCAATGGGGCGATCGCTGAACCTGTGCGGGATGTCACTCTCTCTGGCAATGTCTTTACGACGCTTGCCGATATTGAGGCGATCGGGGATGACTTCTTCTGGGATGAGTCGGGCGGTTGCGGTAAAGGCGGACAAAGTGGTTTAGCGGTTGGCTGTGGAGGACCGAGCCTTCGCATTCGTAATGTCGTCGTGGGTGGGGAAACCGAAGAGGATGAGGATTAG
- a CDS encoding uroporphyrinogen-III synthase: MNSSPLPTPHSPLPSDTEPVKPLTDQTVLVTRSLSQSSQFTQLLIQQGATVIEMPALEIGAPSSWAALDEAIAHLSQFDWLVLTSTNGVDSFFARLALNHAAEAALTGVKIAVVGQKTAARLRQHGREPDFIPPDFVADSLVEAFPEGDRLSGLKLLFPRVETGGREVLVQEFTAKGAIVTEVAAYQSCCAQTISAEVLHALQQNKVDVVTFASSKTVQCFWQLIQQDIGLVPPGVCIASIGPQTSVACRQWLGRVDVEAEEYTLEGLTQAIARWAAITHGL; the protein is encoded by the coding sequence ATGAATTCATCCCCACTCCCCACTCCCCACTCCCCACTCCCTAGCGACACAGAGCCAGTGAAGCCGCTAACGGATCAAACAGTTCTGGTGACGCGATCGCTGAGTCAATCGAGTCAATTTACGCAACTCCTGATCCAACAGGGGGCAACGGTGATCGAGATGCCCGCGTTGGAGATCGGTGCCCCTTCGAGTTGGGCAGCCTTGGATGAGGCGATCGCCCACCTCTCTCAATTCGATTGGCTGGTCTTGACATCTACAAATGGAGTGGATTCTTTTTTTGCGCGACTGGCATTAAATCACGCCGCAGAAGCTGCCCTGACCGGAGTCAAAATTGCGGTGGTGGGGCAAAAAACCGCAGCACGATTGCGGCAACACGGACGAGAACCGGACTTCATTCCTCCTGATTTTGTGGCGGATTCTCTGGTAGAAGCGTTTCCAGAAGGCGATCGCCTCTCAGGGTTAAAGCTCCTGTTTCCGCGAGTCGAGACAGGTGGACGCGAGGTGTTGGTGCAGGAGTTTACCGCCAAAGGAGCGATCGTGACCGAAGTCGCTGCCTATCAATCCTGCTGTGCTCAAACCATCTCCGCTGAAGTCTTACATGCGTTGCAACAAAATAAAGTCGATGTCGTTACCTTCGCCAGTTCCAAAACGGTGCAGTGTTTTTGGCAATTGATCCAGCAGGACATCGGATTGGTTCCTCCGGGGGTGTGCATTGCGTCGATTGGGCCTCAGACCTCAGTCGCCTGCCGACAATGGTTAGGGCGCGTAGATGTGGAGGCAGAGGAGTATACTTTGGAGGGGCTAACTCAAGCGATCGCACGCTGGGCAGCGATCACACATGGGCTATGA
- a CDS encoding RNA polymerase sigma factor, RpoD/SigA family, with amino-acid sequence MPTANPQEKAKPMFTADMVRTYLHEIGRVPLLTHEQEIVYGKQVQQMMPLLEAREKLMEQLDREPTREEWAAKVGLTEADLNKRLREGNRAKQKMIEANLRLVVAIAKKYQKRNMEFLDLIQEGTLGLERGVEKFDPMRGYKFSTYAYWWIRQAITRAIAQQARTIRLPIHITEKLNKIKKVQRELTQSLGRAPNAGEIAEALELEPSQIREFLLMSRQPVSLDLRVGDNQDTELQELLEDDGPSPESYTVQESLRQDLDNMLADLTPQQREVLILRFGLNDGHELSLAKVGQRMNISRERVRQLERQALDHLRRRKANVRGYLAS; translated from the coding sequence ATGCCAACCGCAAACCCTCAAGAGAAAGCCAAGCCGATGTTTACAGCAGATATGGTACGCACCTATCTGCATGAGATTGGACGTGTTCCCCTGTTGACCCACGAGCAAGAGATTGTCTACGGCAAACAGGTACAACAAATGATGCCGCTCCTGGAAGCTCGCGAGAAGCTGATGGAGCAATTAGATCGCGAACCGACCCGTGAAGAGTGGGCAGCCAAAGTTGGGTTAACCGAAGCTGACCTTAACAAACGCCTGCGCGAAGGCAACCGAGCCAAGCAGAAGATGATTGAAGCAAACCTGCGGCTGGTGGTGGCGATCGCCAAGAAATATCAAAAGCGCAACATGGAATTTCTGGATCTGATCCAGGAAGGCACGTTGGGCTTAGAGCGAGGTGTTGAAAAGTTTGATCCCATGCGGGGCTATAAGTTTTCCACCTATGCTTACTGGTGGATTCGTCAGGCGATTACACGGGCGATCGCTCAACAGGCACGCACCATTCGCTTGCCCATTCACATTACTGAAAAGCTCAACAAGATCAAGAAAGTGCAGCGAGAGCTAACCCAATCCCTCGGTCGCGCCCCTAACGCGGGTGAGATCGCAGAAGCGTTGGAGTTAGAACCCTCCCAAATTCGAGAATTTTTGCTCATGTCTCGGCAACCTGTCTCCCTCGATTTGCGAGTCGGCGACAACCAGGACACCGAGTTGCAAGAATTGCTCGAAGATGACGGTCCTTCGCCCGAAAGCTACACCGTTCAGGAGTCGCTGCGTCAGGATCTCGACAATATGCTGGCAGATCTGACGCCGCAACAGCGGGAAGTGTTGATCCTGCGATTTGGCTTAAACGATGGTCACGAGTTGTCCCTGGCAAAAGTCGGACAACGGATGAACATCAGCCGCGAACGGGTGCGCCAGTTAGAGCGGCAAGCGTTAGACCATTTGCGTCGCCGCAAAGCTAACGTACGAGGCTATTTAGCCAGCTAA
- the coaE gene encoding dephospho-CoA kinase (Dephospho-CoA kinase (CoaE) performs the final step in coenzyme A biosynthesis.): MSDNGQTFGKLPQRIIGITGGVGMGKTTISNHLATIHHLPVLDADLYAREAVQPGSAVYREIVERYGSSILLPNKTLDRARLGEIVFNNSSERLWLEQRIHPYVRDRIEVTLRELGTQGVAIAVLVIPLLFEARMTDLVNEIWVVSCSTETQVERLMQRDHLNLEQIHARINSQMPIDQKLKRANVVLDNSSTPEALLHQVNLALTRPQSETQSQMSTRSSVEE, from the coding sequence ATGAGTGACAACGGGCAAACTTTCGGCAAACTTCCACAGCGCATTATTGGCATTACAGGTGGCGTAGGAATGGGCAAAACTACCATTTCTAATCACCTGGCAACCATTCACCATTTACCTGTTTTAGACGCTGATCTGTATGCACGTGAGGCAGTACAACCGGGTTCAGCGGTCTATCGAGAGATTGTGGAACGTTACGGCTCAAGCATTCTGTTGCCCAACAAAACCCTGGATCGCGCTCGATTAGGAGAAATTGTGTTCAACAATTCCTCAGAGCGGCTCTGGTTAGAACAGCGCATTCACCCCTATGTGCGCGATCGCATAGAGGTAACGCTGAGAGAACTGGGAACACAGGGAGTGGCGATCGCGGTATTGGTGATTCCCCTACTCTTTGAGGCACGCATGACTGACCTGGTTAATGAAATCTGGGTTGTCTCTTGCTCTACCGAAACCCAGGTAGAGCGGCTAATGCAGCGTGATCATTTGAATCTAGAGCAAATTCATGCTCGAATTAACAGTCAAATGCCAATTGACCAAAAATTAAAGCGAGCCAATGTGGTGTTAGACAACTCATCCACTCCGGAAGCTTTACTTCACCAGGTGAATCTAGCTCTAACACGACCCCAGTCCGAGACTCAATCGCAAATGTCTACCCGTTCCTCTGTAGAAGAGTGA